In Victivallis sp. Marseille-Q1083, the genomic stretch GCGGAGGAGCGCGATTATTTCAGTTGCGCGCCGGAGTGGGTGTTGCAGCAGGCCCCCGAAGTGGTGCTGGCGCCGTCGCCTCCAGATTTGGCGGCGACGCGGCAGCTGAATCTGCCCGGCGGTTGGGAGGCGTTGCCGGCGGTGGCGGCGAACCGGGTGTATACCGATCTGGACGAAACGGTGGTCAACCGGTTGGGACCGCGGCTGTTCGAAGGCATTGCCGCCATCCACCGGGCGCTCTATCCGGCAACGCCGGCGAACGGTGGCGAATGATCCGTTATTTCAACTGGCATACTCATCAATTGAACCTTCAATCCGAGGTTTTTGCCCTGGTGTCCAGGGAGTTGGGGGAATGGGGCGCGACCCGGCCGTTCGCCCGGAATTGCTATACCTTGCAATTGCACCCGTGGTTTCTGCCGGAACGGTTCCGGTTGCTCGATGACGCGTTCCAGCAGGCCGCCGGGCAGGCGGCGGCGGTCGGCGAAATCGGCCTGGACCGGCTGCGCGGCCCGGAATTGCCGGTGCAGCAACAGTATTTCCTGGCGGCGGCGGCTGTGGCGGAACAGGTGCGGAAGCCGGTCATCCTTCACAACGTCCGGACGCTGGCGGAAATTCAGGCGGCCGCCAGACAATTGCGGCCGACGGTGCCGTGGATTCTGCACCGTTTTGCCGGCAGCGCGGCGCAGTTCGAACAATTGCTGGAGCAGGGGTTCTATTTTTCGCTGGGGGAATCGGCGTTGCGGCAGCCGGACTTGCTGGATTGCCTGGCCGCGTCCGCCGAAGCCCGGTGCCGGATCGGGCTGGAAACCGATGATTCCGCCGTGGAGATCGGAATGCTGTACGGCAGCTTTGCCGACGCGCTCCGGTTGGAGCCGGAACAGTTGGAGCAGGAGTTGAAACGGAACTTTCAGGCCGTTTTCAAGGAGGCGGACGGTGACGGAACAGGAGAAATTTGAGCAGCGGACCGCATTGGCGGTCGGCGCGGCCAACATGGCGAAGTTGCGGAATGCGCACGTGTTGATTCTCGGGCTGGGCGGGGTCGGCGCCTATGCGGCGGAAATGGTGGTGAGAAGCGGGGTCGGCGCGGTGACCATCGTCGACGGCGATGTCGTCGAGCCGAGCAACCGCAACCGGCAGTTGCCGGCGCTGGTCAGCACCGAGGGCCGGCCCAAGGCGGCCGTGATGGCCGAACGGCTGCTGGACATCAATCCGCAGTTGAAAATTCATCCGGTGGCGCAATTCATCCGTGACGAAGCGACCGAAGAACTGCTGTCGACCCCGTTTGATTATGCGGTCGATGCGATCGACAGCCTGTCGCCGAAAGTGCATTTCCTGCTGTGCTGCCGGGAGAAGGGAATTCCGTTCATCAGTTCCATGGGGTCCGGCGGCCGGCTGAACCCGGAAGGGATTGTCGTGGCGGATATCTCCGAAACTTACAATTGCAAACTGGCCCGCGCCGTACGCCGGCGGTTGGCGCATTACGGCGTCAGAAGCGGCATTCCGGTGGGTTTTTCGCCGGAGCTGGTGGCGGAGAGCGCGATCGATAGTTTTGTCGACGCCGCCGGCATCCGGCATTCGGTGATCGGTACCGTTTCCTACCTGCCGGCCATGTTCGGCTGCATGTGCGCAGCAGCGGTGGTGCGCGGGCTGTTGCGGCCGGCGTAGTCCTGATTTTGCGGATGCCGGGCGGCGGAGAAATGCCGTGTTTGTAAACCGGGGAAGTCAAGGATATAGTAAACATCAAGAGGAAATGTGTCGGTCGGCGGCTGGCCGGGGCGTTGCGGCGCGCTGGTCCGTGAAGCGAAAAAATATTGAATTTTGCTGGATTTGGAATTGTGAAAAAACTGTCATTGAGTTCACTGATTTTGCTGGCGGTGGTATTCGGCCTGGCGGCCGGATTGTTCTTCGGGGAATGGTGCCGGCACCTGGAAATCGTCGGCCGGGCGTTCATCGCGATCATGCAGATCAGCGTGCTGCCGTATATTTTCGTTTCGTTGATCCAGAGTTTCGGCAGCCTCGATCCGCAGCAGGCCAAACTGCTGGCCAAGCGCGGTATCGTCATGATTCTGCTGATGTGGGGCGTGGTGTTTGCATTGATGGCGCTGATGCCGCTGACCTTTCCGCAGTGGCAGTCGGGTTCTTTCTTCAGTCCGAGTATTTTGAGCAGCGGCGAGCCGGTCGATTACATTCAGCTGTTCATTCCGGCCAATCCGTTCAATTCGCTGGCCAACAATACGGTGCCGGCGGTGACGATTTTCAGCATTTTGTGCGGCGTGGTCCTGATGGGAATCAGGCGTAAACAGAATCTGCTCAATTTGTTGGAGATTTCCTCGGAGGTGCTCTCCCGCCTGACGCTGATGCTGGTCAAACTTTCACCGATCGGCATTTTCGCGCTGGTGGCCAAGGCGGCCGGCACGATGCGGCTCGAAGACATCGGCCGGGTCGAAGTCTACCTGGCCGCTTATCTGCTGATGGGGGCGCTGCTGTTCTTTCTGATCCTGCCGCTGGTGCTGACGATGTTCACGCCGTTCCGCTACCGGGAGATCATGAGCGTTGGCCGGGAGGCGATGCTGACGGTGCTGCTGACCGGCAATCTGTTCATCGTGCTGCCGCTGCTGGTCGAAAATATTGAAAAGCTGTTCAAGCGCCACTCGATCCTGACCGACGAAGGGGAGGCGATGGCCCGGATCATCGTGCCGATCACCTTCATCCTGCCCTGTGCGGGGCAATTGATGGATCTGGTGTTCATTCTGTTTGCCGGCTGGTTCTCCAACGAATCTTTCGGACTGGCCGGTTATCTGGAGTTGTTCGGCGCCGGTTTGCTGACTTCGTTCGGCAGCGCCAAGGTGGCGATTCCGTTCCTGCTGGGGATGTTTCATCTGCCGTCCGACTTGTTTGAAATTTTCCTGTTTTCCAGCGTGATCACCGACAACGTCAAATTTACGGTGGAAGCCGCCGCCGTGCTGGTGTTCTCCGCTTTGTTCGTCGCCTGGATGACCGGCCGGGTGCGCTGGAATTGGCGGCGGCTGTGGAGCCGGCTGGCGGTCATCGTCATCGTCATCGGCGTTTCGCTGTTCGTGCTTTATCTGGGCATGAACCGGCTGCTGCCGGAGCCGAAGGATCAGCGGCTGGTGTTGAATGCGATGAAAATCGAACCGTCGGTGCCGTTCGAAGTTTTCAATCGCCTGCCGGCGGCGCCGCCGCTGGCCGCGGGCAGCCAGCTGGACCAGATTCGCCGGAGCGGCGTGTTGCGGGTCGGCTACAACCGCGACGGCATTCCGTTTACGTTCTTCAACGACCGGGGCGAGCTGGTCGGTTTCGACGTGGCGATGGCCCATAAACTGGCGGCGGACCTCGGCTGTCGCCGGATCGAATTCTACCCGGTGGAATATGACGAGCTGGAAACGGTGCTGAACGACAATCTGGTGGACATTGCGATGTGTGAAATCTCAATCAGTGCGGAACGGTTGGGGAAGGTCGGTTTCACCGATCATTATCTGGAGTTGTCGATGGCATTGCTGGTGCCCGATTATCTCAAGACGTTATTGCGGCAGGACCCGTCGCGGCTCGAAGATCCGCGTTTCGCCATCGCTGCTCTGGAAGGCGCCGATTATGAGCGGCTGGAGCAGTTGTCTTTCCGCGGCAAGGCGGTCGAACTGGCCGGCTACGATGCGTTTTTTTCCGGCGAAGCCAAAGCCGACGCCCTGTTGATCGCGGCGGAAAACGGTTCGGCGTTGACGATTATGCATCCGGAGTACGATCTGTTCATTCCGGCCCGGCAATACAAAGACCTGGTCGCTTATGCGGTACCGCTCGACGACCAGCGCTTTATCGAATATTTGAACTTCTGGCTGGCGTTGAAGCGCAGCAACGGTGAGATCGACGAGGAATACGACTATTGGATCCGGGGCGTCGACGTCGAAAAGCTGCCGCCGCGCTGGTCGGTGCTTCAGAATGTGATTTTACCGAAAATTGCCGCCGGCGATTGAGGCGGCAATTTTCGGCGCCGGTTCATTGGCCGTTGAATGGTTGCCGTCATTCCGCCGGCAGCGGGACCGCGGCCAGGCTCCGCGCTTCCAGGCGGCCCTGCCGCCGGGTGGTTGATTCGATGTATTCCCAGTCTGCTGCCTGGTATGTGTAGTTGGCCAGGATCAGCATCCGCCGTCCATCCGGCGACTCCCAGACGGCATGCAGTACGACCGGCCGGAAACCGGAAGAGAGGTTTTCTTCGCCTTCCTTGGTATAGAGCCCGCGCTGCAGAAAGTGGAGTTCTTGCCGGGGACAGAAAAATGCGCCCGGTATGCCGAGCTGGCCGTCGAAGAGGAACTGGCGATGACGGTGGTAGAAGGCGGCGGCGTCCTTGAAGAAGGTGTAGTCGGCGGCGAATTCCGGGCGGTTGAGGTTTTCCTGCCGCAGAGTGGCGACGGTCGGCTGCATGCCCCAGACGACGTTGCGGGCCACTTCCAGCGCGAACTGTTCCGGGCAGAGCCGGTGCCAGGCCTTTTCGCTGCGGAACCGGCCGGCGTCCGGCCAGCGGTCGTCATAGGGCGGAATACCGTCCATCAGCGCATAATTGCCGAAAAATGCATGACGGCCGTGGTAGACGGCCATGAAAAGCGGAATGGCTTCCTGGTATTCCGGCAGCCGCAGGGCCCGTTCCTGGGAAGAATAGACGACGATATTGGCTTCTACCAGATCGAGAAAATCCTCGCTGCACTCTTCCGAGCAGAGCAGCAGACCCGGATTGCTCCGGCGAATTTCCCGGAACAGTTCGCGGAAGCCCTGCACCTGGTAATTACCGCCGCCGGGTTCGTGGGCGTGATGCGGGTTGCAGCAGAGGTAATCGTGGTTGCAGGTGATGACGTCGAGATAGAGCATCGGCAGCCGCCAGTGGCGGAGCCGGTCGGCTGTTTCGACAATTTTCCGCCGGAATTCCAGCCCCATGCCGCACATGAAAGTCAACGGATGCGGGTTGTAGCGGTTGAAATCGCAACTGAACAAGCTGCCGTCCGGCTGCAGCGCCGCCGAGGCTTCGCCGCCCTCCGGCCAGGAAGCGGCCCGGGCGTCCCACAGCGAACCGTTGGTGTAGACCTGGGTTAAAATACCCCGGGCGTTGAGCCGGTCGATCGCCTGAGTGAAAGCCGCTTCGCCTTCGCGCGGCGGAAAATAATCCGGATAAGCGGTGTCGTATTCCGATTGATGCCACCAGTACCAGTCGAGTGCCACCGGCAGTTGCAGGTCGTCGGCCAGCCGTTCCACCGGCGGAATGACTTCGGCGATTTTGCCGCGGTTCCATACCCAGGCGGCGACGTCGCGCAGCGGTCCGGGCGACGGTTGGTTGACGGCCCAGAATTGCTGTAGCGCCCAGTTGCGGTAGAGCCGGGCCGCGGCGACCCAGCCGCCGTCGAAGCGGGCGATCCGGCCGCGATAGGGCAGCGAGAAGGAGTCGCGGTGCCGGCCGCGCGGCATCGGGAAAATACTTTGGCAGCGGATCGCGCCGGATGTCGTTTCGTCGATTTGCCACTCTTTCAAGTAGCCCCGGGTGTCGCAGGTGCTGAAAAAATAGCCGGTGTCCTCGAAGAGCAGGGAAATGAACTGCATGGAGTTGTAGCGGGAGGTGATGGTATTGCCGGGAGCGGCCTGGGAAAAGATGTGCCGCCGGACCTGATGGACCAGCATGCCGCAGGTGACCGGCAGCGTCAGGTCGAAATCCCGGTCATCCGCCAGCGTGGCGACCGGAAAATGGATTGCCGTCACTTGGTATTCCGGCGGCAAGCGATGGTAGCGGAAGGAGAGCAGCAGTTCGCTGCCGTCCGGTTCCCGGCCGATTTCGACCGTCAACCCGTCAGCCCGGCGCCAGACAACCCGTTCCGCCGTTTCCTCGACGACCGCCAGTTGGGCGGCGTCAAGCTGCCGGCTGCCGCCGTCCGGCCCGGTTAATTCCAGCGACCAGCCAAGAGTAATCTGCTGATAATGGAGTGTCATGACGATGTCCTTATTTTTGAAATTTAATTTTATAATATGAAATTATATTGATTATAATTATAGTAAAATTTCAAAAAAAGTCAATAGGTCAATGGAAAAAAATTGGAATTTTGGGGGTCGAACTTCACTTTACGGGCTTGATTTGCCGGATAAGCGCGGTAGTAGTAAAGCGATGGCAACCGGACAGCCGGTTGAAGCGGCGGTGGAAATCAACCCGAAAAAGCAGCGATGATAAAAGTTCTTGACAAGGCCCTGGCGATGTTGGAAATGGCGGTGGTCGCCTCGCCGGAACCGGTGGCGATCAGTGAGTTTGAAAAAGCGCTCGGCATCAACAAAGCGACCTGCACCCGTATCGCCAAGGAGCTGACCGCCGCGGATTATCTGGAGCAGGTTTCCCGCAAGGACGGCTACCGGGCCGGCATCCGGGCGCTGGCTTTCGGCGGCGCGGTTCGCTATGAGACGGAATTGTTGCGGACGGCCGCGCCGTTGCTGCGCGAGTGTGCGGCCGCCTGGCAGGCTTCGGTGATGCTGTGCGCGCTGCGGCATGGGCAGCGTTATATTCTGTGGCATGAAAATCCCAATCCGGATTTGAAGATCAGAATTCCGGCGTTGGCGCTACGGGATTTGCGGGGGACTGCCGCCGGTTTGATGCTGCTGGCTTTCGCCGGAGACGCGGAGCGGCGCGCGGTGCTGCAGGCGCCGTTCAGCGAAGGGGAAGAAATTTTGAAGCGGGCGCTGTATCCGGATGATTCCCTGGAGGAGTTCTTGGATGGGGTGAAACGACGGCGGGAGTTGTGTTTCGAGTCGCCGTTCGGCTGGGGAGTTTGCAGCAGCCCGGTTTTTCGTGATGGCAGTTGCGTCGCCGCCGTCAGTCTCGGCATGACCGCTGCGGCTTTCGAAGCGGTTGACCGGAGCAGGCTGCAGGAACAGGTCGGCCGGATTGCCCGGGAAATCTCCTGCCGGATCAGCAGCCACGTTTCGATCGGCTGACGGTCGGCCCGGACGAATGGTTTACCTGTTTTTTACCTGATCGCGGATTTGCTTTTTGATTTTTGTCGGATTATAATAGTTACAGTTTGCAATAAAACGCTTTAGCGTTTGAAATGAAAATCAAAAAGGAGACCGATGAAATCCCATTGGACAATGTTTGCGTTGCTGCTCGGCTGGGCGGCGCTGCAAAGCGGTTGTGCCTCCCGGCAACTGACCGGAAAAGAGGCGACGAATGAACTGCATTTGATTCCGGCGCCGGCCGAAGTGGCGGTGCGCGCCGAAGTGTTGGTACCGGTTGCCGGTTTGCCGCTGACCACCGAGGTGGCCGATTTGGGCTTGCCGCGGGAAGGCTACCGGCTGAGCATTGCGCCGGACGGCATCCGGATTACCGGCCAGAGCGAAGCCGGCGTGTTTTACGGACGGCAGACGTTGAAGCTGATGACGGAGACGCGCCAGCCGGAGGCCGGCAAAGCCGGCGTGATGCTGCCGGTGACCGAAATCGTCGATTATCCGCGGGTGGCGTACCGCAGCCTGATGCTCGATGTTTCCCGGCATTTTTT encodes the following:
- a CDS encoding cation:dicarboxylase symporter family transporter; this encodes MKKLSLSSLILLAVVFGLAAGLFFGEWCRHLEIVGRAFIAIMQISVLPYIFVSLIQSFGSLDPQQAKLLAKRGIVMILLMWGVVFALMALMPLTFPQWQSGSFFSPSILSSGEPVDYIQLFIPANPFNSLANNTVPAVTIFSILCGVVLMGIRRKQNLLNLLEISSEVLSRLTLMLVKLSPIGIFALVAKAAGTMRLEDIGRVEVYLAAYLLMGALLFFLILPLVLTMFTPFRYREIMSVGREAMLTVLLTGNLFIVLPLLVENIEKLFKRHSILTDEGEAMARIIVPITFILPCAGQLMDLVFILFAGWFSNESFGLAGYLELFGAGLLTSFGSAKVAIPFLLGMFHLPSDLFEIFLFSSVITDNVKFTVEAAAVLVFSALFVAWMTGRVRWNWRRLWSRLAVIVIVIGVSLFVLYLGMNRLLPEPKDQRLVLNAMKIEPSVPFEVFNRLPAAPPLAAGSQLDQIRRSGVLRVGYNRDGIPFTFFNDRGELVGFDVAMAHKLAADLGCRRIEFYPVEYDELETVLNDNLVDIAMCEISISAERLGKVGFTDHYLELSMALLVPDYLKTLLRQDPSRLEDPRFAIAALEGADYERLEQLSFRGKAVELAGYDAFFSGEAKADALLIAAENGSALTIMHPEYDLFIPARQYKDLVAYAVPLDDQRFIEYLNFWLALKRSNGEIDEEYDYWIRGVDVEKLPPRWSVLQNVILPKIAAGD
- a CDS encoding DUF6259 domain-containing protein, whose product is MTLHYQQITLGWSLELTGPDGGSRQLDAAQLAVVEETAERVVWRRADGLTVEIGREPDGSELLLSFRYHRLPPEYQVTAIHFPVATLADDRDFDLTLPVTCGMLVHQVRRHIFSQAAPGNTITSRYNSMQFISLLFEDTGYFFSTCDTRGYLKEWQIDETTSGAIRCQSIFPMPRGRHRDSFSLPYRGRIARFDGGWVAAARLYRNWALQQFWAVNQPSPGPLRDVAAWVWNRGKIAEVIPPVERLADDLQLPVALDWYWWHQSEYDTAYPDYFPPREGEAAFTQAIDRLNARGILTQVYTNGSLWDARAASWPEGGEASAALQPDGSLFSCDFNRYNPHPLTFMCGMGLEFRRKIVETADRLRHWRLPMLYLDVITCNHDYLCCNPHHAHEPGGGNYQVQGFRELFREIRRSNPGLLLCSEECSEDFLDLVEANIVVYSSQERALRLPEYQEAIPLFMAVYHGRHAFFGNYALMDGIPPYDDRWPDAGRFRSEKAWHRLCPEQFALEVARNVVWGMQPTVATLRQENLNRPEFAADYTFFKDAAAFYHRHRQFLFDGQLGIPGAFFCPRQELHFLQRGLYTKEGEENLSSGFRPVVLHAVWESPDGRRMLILANYTYQAADWEYIESTTRRQGRLEARSLAAVPLPAE
- a CDS encoding IclR family transcriptional regulator, with protein sequence MIKVLDKALAMLEMAVVASPEPVAISEFEKALGINKATCTRIAKELTAADYLEQVSRKDGYRAGIRALAFGGAVRYETELLRTAAPLLRECAAAWQASVMLCALRHGQRYILWHENPNPDLKIRIPALALRDLRGTAAGLMLLAFAGDAERRAVLQAPFSEGEEILKRALYPDDSLEEFLDGVKRRRELCFESPFGWGVCSSPVFRDGSCVAAVSLGMTAAAFEAVDRSRLQEQVGRIAREISCRISSHVSIG
- a CDS encoding ThiF family adenylyltransferase, which produces MTEQEKFEQRTALAVGAANMAKLRNAHVLILGLGGVGAYAAEMVVRSGVGAVTIVDGDVVEPSNRNRQLPALVSTEGRPKAAVMAERLLDINPQLKIHPVAQFIRDEATEELLSTPFDYAVDAIDSLSPKVHFLLCCREKGIPFISSMGSGGRLNPEGIVVADISETYNCKLARAVRRRLAHYGVRSGIPVGFSPELVAESAIDSFVDAAGIRHSVIGTVSYLPAMFGCMCAAAVVRGLLRPA
- a CDS encoding TatD family hydrolase, whose translation is MIRYFNWHTHQLNLQSEVFALVSRELGEWGATRPFARNCYTLQLHPWFLPERFRLLDDAFQQAAGQAAAVGEIGLDRLRGPELPVQQQYFLAAAAVAEQVRKPVILHNVRTLAEIQAAARQLRPTVPWILHRFAGSAAQFEQLLEQGFYFSLGESALRQPDLLDCLAASAEARCRIGLETDDSAVEIGMLYGSFADALRLEPEQLEQELKRNFQAVFKEADGDGTGEI